GAGCACACTCAATCCTCCCACAGGTGGGTAAGCCATGCAAAgcataagggaaactgaggcacacataggaCTCATAAAAATATCACAAAAAATTCCAACTCCATCACAAGCCCATGAGGACCCTCTTTCCCCCAATACTGCACCTGCACCTCTGGGCCTCCGGAAATCAGTGGGCTCCTCCCCAGGGGAAAGGCAGCAAGCTTTCGctctgtgctccatgctgggatcGTCCTCCCAGTAGCCTACCACGTTCTGGGCTTTCCCTGCTGCCATGTGGCACTGCACCGGGGGGAGGGGTTTGCCCCCACCCAGCACTTCTCTTCCACAGTCAGGAGGGCTCAGCCCACCTTGGGCCACTGGTGACGCCTTAGGTCAGGCCATGTAGGCATCATTCAGCCCTTCCATGCATTTGACAGCAGCTTGAAGAGAAACGCCTCTGCTAGCCCATCTGGGCGACGGCTGCCATGGGGCAGGTGAGCTGCCTGCATGGGCGATGTTCAAAGGCAGCCGCCGAGGTTCTTCCATGGAGCAGGTCCAAGCCACAAGCGCCTCCGCGACGGGAACACAGACCAGGCAGGAGGCTCGCTAGCTGGGTTATAAACCCTTCCGCAGTAGCAGGGAAGGAGGCGTAAAGCAGGCAGGGCTCACACAAGGCCGGGGGGTGAGCTGCGGGCCAGGGGGTGCAGAATTGGGCTAGAGGAGTCCATGGGTTTCCCTCTGCTGCCCAGCTGCAGTAACGACGAGGATCTGCTGTCACAACCCCCAGGAACGCTGCTCaagccagggccagctgctcagctGGTTTATTCAGCACAGCTTCAGTGGGGTAGCCAAGGGAATTATGCTGATATAACCCAGCTGTGgaactggggcctggagccaagCAAGCTGGGACTCAGGCAAGGTGAGTGcaggggagcaggctggggtcTGCAGTtcccagagctctgctccagcagccagccTAGGGGGTGCAGGGTGAGCAGTGACATGCAGCTGACGGGGGCCTGCAGGACCAGCTGTTGAATTGCCAAAGGAGGACGATGGAATCAGTaggaaatgcattttatttaaggCTCCCGAGAACACGGGTGTTACAAACAGTGACCAAAGGAGGGGCTGACAGGGCAGTAGCTGTGCCTAAGAGGAGAACAGGCGCTTGGACTGGCTGTTTTGTATCGCACTGCTCAGTGGCTGGAGGACAGTGTGTTTAATCCGTGGTGAAAGAAAACTGCGGGCTCATGAGTTTACTGGGAAGTGGCAAAGGCTGCATCCAGCGGTgtcagccctgctgagcagggtAATTGCAATTCttaattccccctccctccccatttggGTGGCTCAGTGCAAAGCATTCTTTGACCAATACTAGTATTGTAACGGTTCTTGCACAGCAGCCTGTGGGAGCAGCAGCTAGGTTTGTCACTGGCAATGTGGGGTGCATTCAGGCATAGTGGTTAAATCCTGGGCTCTCTCCTGGGACAGTGGCTGGCCTGGCCCATGTGACTCCTGCTTTGTGTTCTGAAGAAATACCAGGACATTGGCCCAGGAGGCCTGCGCAGAGCAGGGCATCTCCATGGGCTGTGCTGGGGAAGGGACCCCTGGACTGTTCCACGAGGGGGCTCGGCAGCCCCAGATTCACAGAGCgcagggcagaagggaccagCGATCCCCCAGGCTGCCCCTGAGTACAGCACGGGCCAGAGACCTACCTCAGGAGCAGACCTTGGAGCAAAACATCCCATCGTGATTTAAAGATTGCCTGTGATGGAGCTTCCACCACACTCCTTGGGAAATCGTTCCAAGGTAACTTCCCCTCCACACTTCCTTTGCCTTTCTGGTTTACACCATGTTCCTAAAGGTCCCGCCTCAGGGCTTCTGCTgatccctgcagcagccagggcaGGATTCTCCTGTGCACCCCAGTGTATTCTGGGTGTGTGTTTGGTTTCTAACTTTCCTTCCTCTGAATGGGGCCTGATCTATTGACTGCATGGAGCATCGGAGACGGCCATGCCAGGAGATGGGCTATGGGACAGGAAGGCCCatagctctggggtggcagcgagCACTCTTTCCCCCAGGTGCTGGGCTGGCTGGTGCTTGGTCAGCTGCtcagggtcaggaagggattttcccTGGGTCAGCCTGGCAGCGACCCTGCGGGGTTTTCACCTCCCtgctgtgtgtgggtgggggtggcTTGACAGGATTATCTGGGCATATTCAATTGTTGCCCTGCCACTGCAGGTGCCTTGGGCATTGGTGCACTGCAGTCctgcctgttctctgcctgtggcacgtaACAGCCCAGTCTCACGTGGGCTGTAATACATTGGGCTCATTTCGGGAGGGGTGCTAGCGTGTGGTGCTGGTGGCCaatgctatacaggaggtcaggctggtGATCAaatggcctcttctggccttaacctCTTTGACTCTCTGGGACCACACGATTCCTTTTAGCACAAACAAACCTGAAGGGAGCCAAGAGCTGCCAATTTCTGCCACTTTTACTGAGCCTCTCGTGATATTTGGTGCTTCTCTGTAAGGCCCAGCTCCCAGAGTCCTGGGATTATGGCAGAATTTCAGCTTCCATTAAAAAGATGAGTAGGGTTTTTAGCTTCTCCGGTTGGAAGCAGGAGCCACAGCTCACGTGGCGTGCTCTGGGCAAGTTCCTGGCACCCTGGTGACCCTGGGCTGAGGGGGCTGCCTGACGATAAGCAGCTGTTTGGGCACACCATAGGGGTGAGTGGGGTTGCTCTGACTCCTACATCGGTCCTGGCCACACCACCCACCTCGGTGAGCATGGATTGAAGCTCTGGTGAACTACTGCAGTtcagattgtctgtgcaccgGGGCATGTCCGGCACCCCTTTGTGACACTCTCTCCCACGCTGGCCTGGGACTCTGCTCCGCGCTGGCAGCGGGTGGCCctatgtgggctctggggtagatACTTCGGCTGCATGGTGTAGTTACACCTTGCTGTGAAGATAATATAATGAAGTATATGgcgatatacctatctcctagaactggaagggaccttgaaaggtcattgagtccagccccctgcctacactggcaggaccaagtactgatttttgccccagatccctaagtggcccccttaaggattgaactcacaaccctgggtttagcaggccaatgctcaaaccactgagctatccttcccctgaTGCAACAGATGTTACAACAAGATGCAACAGGGTTACAACCAAGAGTCAAACCAATGCAACAAATTGCAGTGAAACTGGCGCTAATCTTCCCTGGCCTAAGTCACAGCTCAGCTACACAGAGAGCCCCTAACCTCTGCACACCCATTGCTTCCTGGGCCCCGGCTATTAACAGCTTTCGCTCTATCGAAACTGCTCGTTGGTGACTTTCCCATAAATCCCTTTCTGCTCCCAGTGCAGGTGTGCCGGGCCGGCCCCACTCAGTCCCTCAGCAGCCCTGCACTGTGTGACCCATCAGCCTCTTGCTCAGCTTCTCCCAGTACCACCTCTGCTCTCCTCCTGAGCCCTACCCCACCCAACCCGCTGGCACATGGTGCCACGGCGCAGGACCGACTCTGGCTTCCTAGGTGCTGACGGCCCCTGTGGTCGCTCTCGTCTCCGTAAAGAAGCTCTTGAGCAGCATCACTTGGCTGATGCTGACCACGAGGACGAGGATGGTCTCCCCCACAGACCAGTAGGAGACATGGTTGTTCAGCTCTTCAGCCCGGATCCGGTCCTGAGCCTCCCGCAGCCGGTAATGAGTCTGGGAGTCAATCACTGTATTTAAAGCTTGGTGAATGGTGACACAAGCAGATTCCATCTGGGGAAACAAACATACCTGCATCACTACACAcagctgggcctggctggggcaATCCACAGGTCTGCGGCTAGTTGCTCTGTTTTGATAGGAGTAAAATACCATCCCATGTCAGGAGCGGCAGAGGGTTCACGGGACAGCACAGGAGGGGTAGAGGAGTGAGTCACTAGCTAAAGACAGTTCTACTTCTACATGCAGGCCCAAGGTTTCAAAAGTGATCtctgattttgggtgtccaacgtGAGGTCACTGGGGCCTGCTTTTGGAGGTGCCTAGCACCCAGAGCTCTccagctggagtcaatgggagctgcaggtgctgatCAGACCCAGCTGTGTGGGGCTGAGAACTGGAGGTACCCCAAAGCCAAAGCCACTCTTGACaatataggggtgtgtgtgtgtgtgtacatggctcacaatgcctctctctctccttggagaTAAGCCCAAGCCAACACATGGACCCAAAGACCTCTCCCTCGGCCCCCAGCTCAGGGAAGGTTCTGCTCTGGATCTGAATTGTGTGGGTTGGGCCGGCCTGTCCTTTACCTAAGATTCTGGTACATTCCCTTTTTCTAAGCCAGCTGCATTCTTCCCTTCTGCTGGAACAGGCGTTGCGTTACCCTGCACCACACACTACCGTTACCCTGTGGCTGGAAGTTCTGCTTTTAGCTGAGAGCTAAAGTGAGCACACCAGGGCCCAACTGTTTCTTTCTCAACCCTGGCCATGCGATATCGGCATCTAACCTCAGaagctctgtgctgctccagcaCAAGAGAGAGTTACAAACTGCCCCACTCCTATGCCACAGATGGACGCGCATGGGAACCCGACTGACCTGTGTCAGGGCGGTGACCCCTGCGGTTCATGTCTGGGAGAATTGGGGGCTCGTCTCCAACTTGAAAGTCAAAGTAGACAGTTTTTGTGTGAAAAAGTGGAGAACTCGTTGCTAAAGCAAAACGTGTAGATGCCTGCGGACTTCGGCTCGATGGGAAAAGCTGTCGTACTGCTTCTTAGCTTCTTTGTAAAGGGTCTTTGCCGTTGGGATCTTCCACGTAGCAGTCTACATCGTAATGCCCCCCAGTAATCACCTGTGGAGACAAAGCATGTCTGTCACGGACTTCCCCAGAAACCCAGTAATAGCAACGAATATTTCATCACCTGTATGGGCCTGTCTCCAGAGAGCTCCAAGCAGAGGATGGCTCTGCCTGGATCTTACGCAGGCCACGtggcccctggctccagcccctggcTTTGCATCCCACCTTTCGAGACAAAAGTTATTTGCAAACCTGTCCCCATAGGGtgttggagctggccctggagcctGACTGACAGGATCTCCCTGAAGCTGGGGGAGATTTTGTAGCTTTCAGAAATATTCCAATAGTCCTTGTCTGGCCTGGGAGGCTCTGAGCTCAGACATGTTCTCTCCAGAGGGATCCCGAGCTGGCTTCAAATAAGGACTGGGGCCTTAATTAAAGCATGGCCCGGCCCAGGGAGCTTTTCTCTATCAGACATTTCAGCAAACCGGGAACTCTATCCACTTCTCCCTCAGCCCCAGCGGAGGCTGGAGCTGGTTCTGGTCCGGTTGGGCAGATCTCTGGCACCAGgtcactccctgctcccctctggcccaggcaccccctcccccaggagttCAGCGGGGCTGCGGACGTGGCTGCtgagggacgcctgcgggaggtccatgggagccgcctgcccccctcccggcaaccggcagagcgccccccgcggcgtgccgccccaggcacgagcttggcgtgctggggcatggagccggccctgcttcccaGGCCGCTGGCAGCAGCCCCGGGCCCCCAGCCCAGGTACCGGTGGGGACTAGCCAGGCAGCGGGTCCCAGCCgctggggctgggccagagcTGAGCTGCTCTCCCTGGTGCTGCAGGCTCCggtcccggccccacgagggagGATCCAGCCGGGCCGTGTCTGGGTCTTCTCCGCAGCGGAGCCCggtccccccgccccagctcagaCCGCGGCTCCCCCAGGGCGCTCCGCAGGCAGCCGGGCCGCGGTGCAGCCGCTAGACCCGCCGGGTTCGGCCCCTGGCACTGGCTGGCGAGGCCCTCCCGATCCGGGCCGGGCCGAGCGGGGGAACCCTGACACCCCCCGCCACACCGAGCCGGGCAAATACGAGGAACCGGCACCACCTCCAGAGCCGATCCGGGCTGGGCCGAGCGGGGGGACCCCGGCACCCACCCCCACGAGCCGAGTCGGGCCGAGCGGGGggaccctcctcccccagagccgATCCGGGCCGGGGCGAGAGGGGGGACCccgaacccccccacacactgagtCGGGCCGATCGGGGGGACCTGGCACCCTCCCCCGGGCCAATGGGGAGGAACCGGCATCACCCCCCACACCGAGCCGGGCCGATCGGGGGGATCCGGCACCCCCCCCGGGCCGATCGGGGGAAACCGGCACCCCCCCACGAGCCGATCCGGGCTGGACCGATCGGGGGAACTCCGAACCCCCCCCACACCGAGCCGGGCCGATCAGGGGACCCGGCACCCCTCCCCCGGCCGATCCGGGCCGGGCCGAGCGGGGGGACCTcgaacccccccacccctggatcCGATCCGAGCGGGGGgacctcgcccccccccccgggtccgaTCCGAGCGGGGGACCCCGCCCCCCGTACCTGGAAGTCCAGCGTGAACTTGAGGCCGCGCTGCAGCGGCTCGTGGAAGCACTGCCGGGCGCTGTCGGGCAGCTGGAAGGTGAGCTCGgcgcccccggcccggcccgcctgCAGCAGGCAGAGCAGCCAGCACAGCGCCCGGCCGCCCATCCCCGCCGCCTCCGGCCTCGGACGTGGCAGCGCAGCCGGGCGGAGAGCGGCGCTTCCGGGCCCCCAGCGCGCAGCCGTGCGCCCTCGGGGGGGCcgagggcgggggcggggggcacagcGGCGCCCAGCGGCCGCCGAGGGGGGTGCGCGGGGGGCCCGGCCGGGGCAGGGGTCCCGGCAGGGGCTGTGCGGGGGGCCTGCCCCGAATGATGGACCATGGGAGAGTGAAACCCAGGGAACCCATCAGTGCCAGTCACCCCAACCTGCTCCCCCCCAGTACACCCTCTGGAGGCAGCGGGGTCGGATCACTCCCCGACCCTGTGGGAAATCCAGTGGGAATTTCCCTGGTAGCTTCTGAGGAATCCTCCACTTCCCAGCAGGGTGGATCCCTGCCTGGCACCGCTCCAGCCCCAAGGGGCCCCAGCGGAAAACTGTCCACCTCTGTCTGGAATTGCTCCTGCCCGCTGGGGCAAAGGACAGGCCCCAGCGAGTACCTGCCACCGAAagggagctgcccctgctccattCTCCCAGGGGCTGGGCTACAAACTGCCAGCTGCAGCATGGCAGGGCCAGGGCGCTGGCACACCTTGCTGTGTGTCCTGTGCAGCCAGGCGATGGCAGAGCACTGCAGCAgatgggagctgccagaggagtGAACAGGCCTCCCTGGCCTGGATGGCTCCCCCcgaggggaaaggaaggggtgaggtgggggcagaAGTCCTACTGGGAACAGCAGACTCCTGCTGGGAATTCCCAAGCAGCCAGAGTGGTGGCCTGGCTGTGCCCTGGGACGGGAACGGGTAAGAGTTGGTAACTGGCCCAGGTGGCCCATGGCGTCTTGGGGCTAAAGGAACCATCTGCTCGGTTTGAACACTAATTGAGGGGGATGGAAATAAGCTGAGGAGACAGGCTAGAGCCCTCAGCCTGTGCTTTAGGAAGGGGACTTCTCCACCCTCTTCCCTTCGGGCTGCAGGCCTGAGCCAAGTGCCAGGGAAGCCAGAGGAAAGATTCCCATCCACTTGGTTTAGGATTAGGCCTTCGGGTTGGTGGGCCTGCCCCAGGCTGCTGTGATGGGCAGCATCCCACCTGCCTTGGCCCTTTGCTCACTTCCCCACGCACTGTGGTTTGCTGACCCTGTGTGGCTCGGTGGCTGGGTCCCAGGGGGACGGGGGATGGAAGAGCTTCCTGTTGGGCAGGAAGTGGTCCTGGGGACTGGACAGGGGGTGCTTGTCCTTCGGCATCAGCACTGAGCCAATGGGCCAGCGTGGTGCTCGGGGGCGCCGTCCTGTCGTGGCTCCAATGTCATTTTGCAGCCAACTCTAGATGGAAGCACCACGGTGTAAAACCAGAGATCGGGCCACCTGTGGTCAGCAGTGGTCCCCTGGTACCTTCACAGGAGAGGAAGCGTTAGGAGTGTTAGTCCTGATGCTCTAGCCAAATTACAGTGTGGACAATAcactctgagagcagaatttggccctgggtTACTCTAAATCCCACCTGAGGTTTCAGTTCAGTACAAAATTCTCCTTTGCAGCCTTGGGACCTTAACTTCCCAGGTGTCCTACAGGATGAGTTCCACTGAATAACACTGAGCTgatttcctgtgtgtgtgtgtggggggaagataCCCCCCGCCCACCAATGGCTAACTGGCCCTACAGGCACGTTTCATTTATAAACTCGGGGAAGGAGTGTTGTAGTTCAGAGCAATAGTACACTGTTTATTAATATGACAAGGTAATAAAGTCTAAACTGTTACACAGTATCTTCCAACATCTCTGCACACGTGACCGCACACTTTAAAATGTGAACAAACAATATTACAATATGTTATGCTAAAGGAGAACGTGTCCTATTTCCAATCCCAATGGACATTACGTAGGAAGCTCAAAGCGTATCACCTGCATTCTGCAGGGCACCATTGTCCTAAATCAGTTGCGAAGGGCATTCactgttaggaaaaaaaaaaagatattggaataTCTAGGAATGAACAGAAGTGGTGAACTATAGGCTTTAAATCCACAATCTAAAGTATATTTCAACAGACAGTTCATTACACCAAAGAAAACATGCCTGAAGTTCCATAGAGGAGACATTTGACTTACAGTGGGTATAAACCTTCAGGCTCTAAATGTAAGCTGGCCTCTGATCTGATCAGCCTATTGAAATTTAAAATGCACTTTGAAAGAAGGTTCTTGGGCAATTTAAACCACAGATCAAGGCTGCTTTGGGCAGGAACCTTGCAGGGTTTTGCAACAGTCTAGAGAACAGCTAGTGCACTGAGGAAGCTGCACGAGGGGATTAATGAAACACGTCATTTGGCTGGTCTGGGCGAGGACACACGACATAGCGCCCAAGGTCGCAGTGAGCTGAGTGCCAGGTACCACTGTGCTGGGCTGGCAGCAGGAGTCAGGATATTGAGGAGTTCATTACAGTAattcctcgcttaacgttgtagttctgTTTCTGAAAAACGCgattttaagcaaaacaatgttaagtgaatccaatttccccataagaattaatgtacaagggtggggttaggttccagggattttttttcgCCAGGCAAAAGACTATATATGATATAGATATACAcccagtatatgttttaaacaaacaatttaatactgttcacagctctgacgattgtgaagcttggctgaggtggtgaagtcagagggtggaagagggagggatatttcccagggaatgccttgctgctaaatgatgaactagtactCAGCtcagccctcaagggttaacacattgttgtgaATGTAACTCTCGTGGAGGCAGCAcgaacaggagggaggggagacagcatagcagagacAGACACGccttgtgtgtgggtgggggggggtggagagagagatgcacactgcccctttaaggaagctgacccactcttaagtggaTTCTCTTTTCAAGTGGATCAGGAagtgagacagcagctgctgccccaggctctcttTGCCTCTccccgtccctgtccccaccctgctctatacggagaaggggtaagcggggtgcaggtgtggggggcagggggacaccctgacattagtcgccccccgcacagcaagcagggggCTCGGGGAGTAGCTCCAAGGTGGAGGGCAGGagtagcacatggcagtggggggagggacagttgAACTGCAGGCAATTGCTAACCTGCAGCACGGGGAGCAGGAAGCTGATAGATAAGGGGGCTGCCGTTCCACCCTGGTTCCAGGCCCCCACCGGCTAGCTCAaatggctgctcttcctgcaagcagtggacaaagcaggcgactGCCAAACGacggagcattgcacaactttaaatgatcatgttccctaactgatcagcaacggaacaatgttaactgggacgactttaagtgaggagttactgtatctaaGCCTGTGGCCATTCTCCTGAGTGGGGGTAAACTCGTGACACGTGTTTAAGGGAGCTGAACCATCCAAACCATCAACCCCAGGATTAGAGTGAGTTTTCGGGCTGCGTTTCCT
This sequence is a window from Gopherus evgoodei ecotype Sinaloan lineage chromosome 10, rGopEvg1_v1.p, whole genome shotgun sequence. Protein-coding genes within it:
- the TMED3 gene encoding LOW QUALITY PROTEIN: transmembrane emp24 domain-containing protein 3 (The sequence of the model RefSeq protein was modified relative to this genomic sequence to represent the inferred CDS: deleted 4 bases in 4 codons), producing MGGRALCWLLCLLQAGRAGGAELTFQLPDSARQCFHEPLQRGLKFTLDFQVITGGHYDVDCYVEDPNGKTLYKEAKKQYDSFSHRAEVRGIYTFCFSNEFSTFSHKTVYFDFQVGDEPPILPDMNRRVTALTQMESACVTIHQALNTVIDSQTHYRLREAQDRIRAEELNNHVSYWSVGETILVLVVSISQVMLLKSFFTETRATTGAVST